A genomic stretch from Acidobacteriota bacterium includes:
- the aroC gene encoding chorismate synthase, protein MRFLTAGESHGRRLTVILDGVPAGLALDVPAITRDLRRRQGGYGRGTRMDIESDTPVVVAGVRHGQTTGAPVAITIDNHDWVNWEFTMHPDAEVPPQAGGARRAPVTRPRPGHADLAGALKYGHDDLRNVLERASARETASRVAAGAVARQILAEIGVRIASHVVSIGAVAVAPGSALSFDTIAALPDDSPTRCADPLIEARMIAAIDAARAAGDTLGGAFEVVATGVPPGLGSYSQWDLKLDGRLAQAMMSIPAIKAVGIGIGSDAAHLPGSRVHDEILPGSPARSGAGPKLFVRPSNHAGGLEGGVTNGEDVRVTAYMKPIATLMSPLRSVDLMTRRVEAAAIERSDVCAVPAAAVVGEAMMALSLCDAVLDRFGGDSIDDLRRRHADWLARSAARFAQDGGARSV, encoded by the coding sequence TTGCGATTTCTGACCGCTGGCGAATCTCACGGCCGAAGACTGACGGTGATTCTGGACGGCGTGCCCGCCGGCCTGGCGCTCGACGTGCCGGCGATCACGCGCGATCTCCGGCGCCGCCAGGGCGGATATGGCCGCGGCACGCGAATGGACATCGAGTCGGATACGCCGGTGGTCGTGGCTGGCGTGCGGCACGGGCAGACGACGGGCGCGCCGGTCGCCATCACGATTGACAATCACGACTGGGTCAACTGGGAATTCACGATGCATCCCGACGCCGAGGTCCCGCCACAAGCAGGCGGAGCCCGGCGCGCCCCAGTCACTCGTCCCAGGCCGGGTCATGCCGACCTGGCCGGCGCCCTCAAGTACGGGCACGACGATTTGCGCAACGTGCTCGAACGGGCGAGCGCCCGCGAAACGGCCTCCCGAGTCGCGGCCGGCGCCGTCGCGCGGCAGATTCTGGCCGAGATCGGCGTACGCATCGCGAGTCACGTCGTGTCGATTGGCGCAGTCGCCGTTGCCCCGGGCTCGGCCCTGTCATTCGACACGATAGCCGCGCTCCCGGACGATTCGCCGACCCGCTGCGCCGATCCCCTGATCGAGGCCCGTATGATTGCCGCCATCGATGCCGCCCGCGCCGCCGGCGACACGCTGGGTGGCGCGTTCGAAGTCGTGGCCACCGGCGTTCCGCCCGGTCTCGGCAGCTACTCGCAGTGGGATCTCAAGCTGGATGGTCGCCTGGCCCAGGCGATGATGTCGATTCCGGCCATCAAGGCCGTCGGCATCGGCATCGGCTCCGACGCGGCGCACCTGCCGGGCTCCCGTGTGCACGACGAGATTCTCCCGGGGAGTCCCGCGCGATCGGGCGCGGGGCCGAAGCTGTTTGTGCGGCCCAGCAATCACGCGGGCGGGCTCGAAGGCGGCGTCACCAACGGCGAGGACGTGCGCGTCACGGCGTACATGAAGCCCATCGCCACGCTGATGTCTCCGCTGCGATCGGTTGATCTGATGACCCGGCGCGTGGAGGCCGCAGCCATTGAACGCAGCGACGTGTGCGCCGTGCCGGCGGCGGCGGTCGTCGGCGAAGCGATGATGGCGCTTTCGCTGTGCGACGCCGTCCTCGATCGGTTCGGCGGCGATTCCATCGACGATCTGCGCCGCCGCCACGCGGACTGGCTTGCGCGCTCGGCCGCCCGATTCGCGCAGGACGGAGGAGCGCGATCCGTATGA